The stretch of DNA TCACCGACATGGGCTGGATCATGGGGCCGCTGTCGATCGTCGGCACCCACGCCAACGGCGGCACCCTCGTGCTGTACGAGGGTTCGCCGGACGTGCCGGACACCGACCGGCTGTGGGAACTCGCGCAGCGGCACGGGGTGACGATGCTCGGCGTCTCGCCGACACTGATCCGAACCCTGCGCGGACGGGATTCGGATGTCGCGGCGCGGTACGACCTGTCGTCGGTGCACACGATCGGGTCGACCGGCGAGCCGTGGGATCCGGACTCGTACGACTGGCTGGCACAAGATGTGTTCGGGGGCCGCGTTCCGGTCATCAACTTCTCCGGCGGCACCGAGGTGGGCGGCTCGTTCCTGGCACCGTACCCGGTGGAGCCGATCCACAGCTGCTCGCTGGGCGGTCCGTCCCTCGGGATGGACGTCGACGTCGTCGACGACGCGGGACGGTCGTTGCGCGGCGAACAGGGCGAACTCGTCTGCAGGCAGCCGTGGCCGTCGATGACGCGCGGGGTGTGGAAGGACGAGGAACGCTACCTGGAGGCGTACTGGTCGACGTTCCCCGGCATGTGGCGGCACGGCGACTACGCCCTCGTCGACGACGACGGCCAGTGGTACATCCGGGGCCGCTCCGACGACGTGATGAACGTGGCCGGCAAGCGCCTCGCCCCGGCGGAGGTCGAGGCCGTGCTCACCGCGCATCCGGCGGTATCGGAGGCGGCGGCGGTCGGTGTCCCGGACCCGAAGAAGGGCGAGGCGGTGTGGGCGTTCTGGGTTCCCCGCGCGGACGCGGACACGGCGGACATCTCGGCCGAACTGGTCGCCAGCGTTGCCGCGGAACTCGGAAAACCGTTCGCGCCGAGCGTGGTTCACCGGGTGTCGCGGCTGCCGAAGACCCGGTCGGCGAAGATCCTGCGCCGGGCGGTGCGCGCTGCCGCCCTGGGGACCGACCCGGGTGACCTGTCCGGTGCCGAGAACCCGGAGGCGATCGACGAGATCCGCGCCGTGGTGGCGAGCGGCGACAAAGCGTCGTGAGTAACGAAGAAGGGGCCCACACCGCACGGTGTGGGCCCCTTCTTCGTCGAAACGGCAAACGGGGAAAGCTATTCGTCGAGTGGGATGTCGGTGCGCTTCTCGAAGTCCTTGATCGACTCGGCATACGAGTGGACGTGCCGGCTCATGCGACGCACGGCGGCGTCGGCGTCCTTGTCGCGGATGGCCTTGGTGACGGAGCGGTGCGCCTTGACGGTGATCTCGCGGACCTTGTCGTCGATGAAGCCTTCGTTTTCGGTGGCGGCGTAGATCGCCCGCGACAGCGAGATCATCAGACCCGACAGCAATTCGTTGTGGCTGGCGCTCGCGACGGCGACGTGCCAGTCGATGTTGGCCTGCAGGAAGTCGTCGAGGCTGTCGCCTGCACCGGCGATGTCGTCGTTCGCGGCGTCGAGTCGCGCGAGATCCTCGTCGGTGCGATGGCGGGCGGCGAGTTGCGCGCAGAACGGCTCGATCGCCTCGCGGGTCTCGAGCAGGGCGGCGAGGCGGATCTGGCGACCGCGGATGAGCAGGGCCACCGTGTCGGCCATGGATTGCTCACCCGGGCGCTGCACGAAGGCGCCCCCGGCCCGGCCCGCCTTGATACGCACCAGTCCCTGCACCTCGAGGATGCGCAGGGCCTCGCGAACCGTGGTGCGGCTCATCTTCGTCTGGACGACGAGTTCGCGTTCCGGCGGCAGCGGTGTGCCTTCGACGTAGTCCCCGCTGAGGATGCGCTCGCGCAGTTCGTTCGCGAGGACGTCCGACGCCTTCGGTACCTCCATCGGGGTCAACTGGATGGAGGAACGCCCGTTCCGGGTGGTGTTCGGCACGGCTGGTGGCATGGCTCCCCGCCCTCTCTGGTCTAACGGTCAGACCTAATATACCATTGGGTTCTCGCTGCATTCGTCTTGCAGCCTATTCTTCGTCTCATCGAGAGGACCAGTTCTATGCGCTGGGAACTGTCAGAAGAGCAGGAAATGTTCACCGAAGCCCTGGACGGCTGGCTCGGGCGGTTCGCCGCTCCGGCGAATGTCCGCAAATGGGGTGAATCGGGAGATCCTGCCGAATTCGAGCAGAAATTCGTCGAGGAAGGCTGGTTCTCCGCCGGTCTCGGCGAAGACATCGGTGGTCAGGGCGGTGGTCTGCTCGAACTGGCGCTGACCGCCGAGGCGCTGGCCCGGTACGCCGCGCCGTCGAGTGCCTGGACCGCGTCCGTCCTCGCCGCGCCCCTGCTGCCCGCCGACGTCGCCGCCGACGTGCTGGCGGGGGGTGGGTTCGCGGCCGTGGCCGTCGACGCGACGCGTCCGTTCGGCCTCGCCGATTCGGTCCGCGCCGACGAGGGCGGCGCACTGACCGGCCGCGTCGCCACGGTGCTCGGCGCCGAACGGGCGAAACTGCTGGTCGTCCCGGCGACCGGCCCGGACGGCACCGCCGCCCTGTACCTTGCGCGCGTCGACGACCCGGGTGTCGCGGTCGAACAGCACCGCTTCCTCGACCCGTCCCGCGCGGCCGCGGATGTCCGGTTCGAGGGCGTCACCGGGCAGCGCCTCGACATCGAGGCCGAAACCGCTCTCGAGGACGCCGGACTGCGGGCGGCCGTGCTCGTGGCCGCGGACTCGCTCGGGGCGATGGACCGCATGCTGCATCTTGCCGTGGACTACAGCAAGCAGCGGCAGCAGTTCGGTGTCGCGATCGGGTCGTTCCAGGCCGTGAAGCACGCTGCGGCAGGCATTCTCGTCTCCGTCGAGGCGGGACGGTCCATTGCGTACTACGCCGCGGCGTCGGTAGATCTCGGTCTGGACGACTGCGCGATTCATGCCGCCGTCGCCAAGGCTCAGGTTCCACGCAATGCGGTGCAGGCGGCCGACAGTGCTCTCGTGATGCACGGCGCGATCGGCTACACGTGGGAACACGACCTGCACCTCTACTACAAGCGCGCCAAGCTCGACGAGAAGTTGTTCGGTGGTCCGGGGGTGTGGAACGAGCGCGTGGCACGGGATTTGCCCCTGTTGCCGGCTGCTGGATGATCGGCCGTTGACTTTTTGGTCTGTCCTTTAGTAATTTAAGTCCAAACGGAACCAACGACGACGGGACGTGCTGTGGACTTTGATCTGACCGAGGATCAGGCGACGATCCGAGATGCGGTGCGAGAGCTCGCCGGCAAGTTCGACGAGCAGTACTGGGTGGAGAAGGACGGCGCGCACGAGTTCCCCACCGAGTTCTACGACGCGTTCGCCAAGGGTGGCTGGCTCGGCATCACCACGCCGGAGGCGTACGGCGGGCACGGGATGGGCATCACCGAGGCCTCGATCCTGCTCGAGGAAGTGGCCGCCTCCGGCGCGGGCATGAACGGTGCGAGCTCGATGCACCTGTCGATCTTCGGGATGCACCCGGTGATCGTGCACGGCTCGGAGGAGCTCAAGCAGCGCACCCTTCCGCGGATCGTCGACGGCGATCTGCACGTCTGCTTCGGCGTCACCGAGCCCGGCGCCGGTTTGGACACCACCAAGATCACCACCTTCGCGCGGCGCGAGGGCGACAAGTACATCGTCAACGGCCGCAAGGTCTGGATCTCGAAGGCGATGGAGTCGGAGAAGATCCTTCTCCTCACCCGCACAACGAAGTTCGAAGATGCGAAGAAGAAGACCGACGGTCTGACGCTGTTCCTCACCGACCTGGACCGCTCGAAGGTCGACATCCGCCCGATCAAGAAGATGGGGCGCAACGCGGTCACGTCGAACGAGTTGTTCATCGACGGCCTCGAGATCCCGGTCGAGGACCGGGTGGGTGAGGAAGGCAAGGGCTTCAAATACATTCTCGACGGCCTCAACCCGGAGCGCATGCTCGTCGCGTCGGAGGCCCTCGGCATCGGCCGGGCCGCGTTGCGCCGGGGCGTCCAGTACGCCAACGAGCGTGAGGTGTTCGGCAGGCCCATCGGCATGAATCAGGGCCTGCAGTTCCCGCTCGCGGATTCGCTCGCACGACTCGACGCCGCGGAACTCGTCCTGCGCAAGGCGACGTGGCTCTACGACAACGGAAAGCCCTGCGCCCGCGAGGCCAACATGGCCAAGTACCTCTGCGCCGACGCCGGTTTCCAGGCCGCCGACCGTGCCCTGCAGACCCACGGCGGGATGGGCTACTCGGAGGAGTACCACGTGGCCCGGTACTTCCGCGAAGCCCGCCTGACCAAGATAGCCCCGCTCAGCCAGGAGATGGTCCTCAACTACCTCGGCGAGCACGTCCTCGGCCTCCCCAGGAGCTACTGATGTTCGAACTCACCGGAAAGTCCGCACTCGTCACCGGTGCCGGCAGTGGCATCGGCGCCTCGGTGGCGCATGCCTACGCCCGCGCGGGTGCGGCCGTGCTCGTCACCGACGTCGACGGCGACGCCGCAGCCGCCGTGGCCGCGGAGATCACCGCGGCCGGCGGTTCGGCGAAGTCCGCGGCCCTCGACGTCCGCGACGGCGAGGCGGCCGCAGCGGCGGCGGAACAGGCCGCCGCGCTGAATGACGGCACACTCAACATCCTGGTCAACAACGCCGGTGCCATCGCTCCCGCGATGTTCCCGAACCTCGAAGAGGACGACTTCCGCCGCATCGTCGACATCCACCTCGTCGGCAGCTTCGTGTGCAGCAAGGCCGTTCTCCCGTACCTGCCCACCGACGGCAGTGGGCGCATCATCAACGTGACGTCCGCGGCCGGTCTGGTGGGCACCATCGGGCAGGCCAACTACGGTGCCGCGAAGGCGGGCATCATCGGTCTCACGAAGTCGCTGGCGCGTGAGCTCGCCAAGAAGCAGGTGACGGTCAACGCGCTCGCCCCGCTCGCCGCGACCAAGATGACGGAGAACATCCGCAGCAACGAGAAGCTCGCCGCCAAGACGCTCGCGCGGATCCCGTTGGGCCGCTGGGCGGAACCGGACGAGATTTCCGCGAGCTTCGTGTTCTTCGCGTCCGACGGCGCTGCGTACATCACGGGCCAGGTACTGCCCGTCGACGGAGGAACGGTGATCTGATGGCCGACAAGCGCAACCCCTTCCAGCGTTCCGCGCGCGAGGTCGTCATCGCGGAAGCCGCCCGCACCCCGATGGGCAAGTCGCACCCCGACCGCGGCTGGTTCCGCGACACCCACCCCAACGACATGCTCGGCGCGGTGTACACCGACCTGATCCGCCGCAGCGGCCTCGACCCGGCCGTCGTCGAAGACCTCGTGATCGGCTGCACCGCACCGTTCGGCGAGCAGTCCCGCAACATCGGCCGCAACGCCTGGCTGCAGGCGGGCTACCCGCCGGAGGTTCCGGCCGTGGTCCTGGACCGTCGCTGCGGGTCCGCACAGACCGCGGTCGAGATGGGCGCCGCCCTCGTCGGTTCCGGCACCCACGACGTCGTCCTCGCTGGCGGTGTCGAGCACATGGGCCACGTGCCGATGAACTCACCGGCCAAGATCTCCGAACTGTACGGGGACCCGTGGCCGGAAGCACTGCGCGACCGGTACGACTTCGTGAACCAGGGCGAGAGCGCCGAACTCATCGCCGACCGGTGGGAGATCTCCCGGCAGGAGATGGACGAGTTCGCCGTACGCTCCCACCGTCTGGCGA from Rhodococcus opacus B4 encodes:
- a CDS encoding AMP-binding protein, whose amino-acid sequence is MSDYTWHPTDEYVENANVTRLARAHGLSGLGELRARSVADVRWYWDAVVRDLGLPFQTPYQEVLDTSRGIEHPDWFVGGKANVVDACLGRWLTDPAVADRTAVAHEAEDGTVRSLSYRELAADVERAAAGLRELGVGRGDAVALFLPMIPEAVVSVYAVARLGAVLVPLFSGFAPSAIASRIQDADAKVVIVADGTVRRRKSVTMKPALDEALASCPTVQSVVVVENIGADVASTGRDISWAKLLGNGGDPGPVEAMDASEPFALAYTSGTTGKPKGAVHTHAGFLVKTASEVAYSFDLKPGGVFCWITDMGWIMGPLSIVGTHANGGTLVLYEGSPDVPDTDRLWELAQRHGVTMLGVSPTLIRTLRGRDSDVAARYDLSSVHTIGSTGEPWDPDSYDWLAQDVFGGRVPVINFSGGTEVGGSFLAPYPVEPIHSCSLGGPSLGMDVDVVDDAGRSLRGEQGELVCRQPWPSMTRGVWKDEERYLEAYWSTFPGMWRHGDYALVDDDGQWYIRGRSDDVMNVAGKRLAPAEVEAVLTAHPAVSEAAAVGVPDPKKGEAVWAFWVPRADADTADISAELVASVAAELGKPFAPSVVHRVSRLPKTRSAKILRRAVRAAALGTDPGDLSGAENPEAIDEIRAVVASGDKAS
- a CDS encoding FadR/GntR family transcriptional regulator; this encodes MPNTTRNGRSSIQLTPMEVPKASDVLANELRERILSGDYVEGTPLPPERELVVQTKMSRTTVREALRILEVQGLVRIKAGRAGGAFVQRPGEQSMADTVALLIRGRQIRLAALLETREAIEPFCAQLAARHRTDEDLARLDAANDDIAGAGDSLDDFLQANIDWHVAVASASHNELLSGLMISLSRAIYAATENEGFIDDKVREITVKAHRSVTKAIRDKDADAAVRRMSRHVHSYAESIKDFEKRTDIPLDE
- a CDS encoding acyl-CoA dehydrogenase family protein, which encodes MRWELSEEQEMFTEALDGWLGRFAAPANVRKWGESGDPAEFEQKFVEEGWFSAGLGEDIGGQGGGLLELALTAEALARYAAPSSAWTASVLAAPLLPADVAADVLAGGGFAAVAVDATRPFGLADSVRADEGGALTGRVATVLGAERAKLLVVPATGPDGTAALYLARVDDPGVAVEQHRFLDPSRAAADVRFEGVTGQRLDIEAETALEDAGLRAAVLVAADSLGAMDRMLHLAVDYSKQRQQFGVAIGSFQAVKHAAAGILVSVEAGRSIAYYAAASVDLGLDDCAIHAAVAKAQVPRNAVQAADSALVMHGAIGYTWEHDLHLYYKRAKLDEKLFGGPGVWNERVARDLPLLPAAG
- a CDS encoding acyl-CoA dehydrogenase family protein — translated: MDFDLTEDQATIRDAVRELAGKFDEQYWVEKDGAHEFPTEFYDAFAKGGWLGITTPEAYGGHGMGITEASILLEEVAASGAGMNGASSMHLSIFGMHPVIVHGSEELKQRTLPRIVDGDLHVCFGVTEPGAGLDTTKITTFARREGDKYIVNGRKVWISKAMESEKILLLTRTTKFEDAKKKTDGLTLFLTDLDRSKVDIRPIKKMGRNAVTSNELFIDGLEIPVEDRVGEEGKGFKYILDGLNPERMLVASEALGIGRAALRRGVQYANEREVFGRPIGMNQGLQFPLADSLARLDAAELVLRKATWLYDNGKPCAREANMAKYLCADAGFQAADRALQTHGGMGYSEEYHVARYFREARLTKIAPLSQEMVLNYLGEHVLGLPRSY
- a CDS encoding SDR family NAD(P)-dependent oxidoreductase gives rise to the protein MFELTGKSALVTGAGSGIGASVAHAYARAGAAVLVTDVDGDAAAAVAAEITAAGGSAKSAALDVRDGEAAAAAAEQAAALNDGTLNILVNNAGAIAPAMFPNLEEDDFRRIVDIHLVGSFVCSKAVLPYLPTDGSGRIINVTSAAGLVGTIGQANYGAAKAGIIGLTKSLARELAKKQVTVNALAPLAATKMTENIRSNEKLAAKTLARIPLGRWAEPDEISASFVFFASDGAAYITGQVLPVDGGTVI